Genomic segment of Dehalogenimonas alkenigignens:
ATGTTGGTCAGGGCTTGTATCTCGACGAGGAGAGGGCGGGAGCCCTCCAGCACCGGCACCACGGCCGAACCGACGGTGTTCTGGCGGTCGCGCGATAAGAAGACCTCGGAGGGGTTGTCCACCTGCCGCAGGCCGTCTTCTTTCATCTCGAAGATGCCGACCTCGTTGACCGAGCCGTAGCGATTCTTGACCGACCGCAGGATGCGGTAGCTGGAGAACGGTTCGCCCTCCAGATAGAGGACGGTGTCCACGATGTGCTCCAGGAGCCGCGGCCCGGCAATAGCGCCGTCCTTGGTGACGTGCCCGGCGATAAGTACCGGCGTCTGGGACGCCTTGGCCCAGGTCACCAGTCGCGCCGCGCACTCCCTCACCTGGGACACGCCGCCGGGGGCCATCTCGATATCGTTGGTGTAGATCGTCTGGATGGAGTCGATGACCACCAGAGCGGGGGACAGTTTGTCCATCTCGGCCATGATCTGGTCAAGGTCGGTTTCATTCAGGAGGTAAAGTCCTTCTCCCCTCAATCCTATTCTTTTAGCCCTTATCTTAATCTGCGGCCGCGTTTCCTCACCAGAAACGTAGAGCACGGGCGATTTTAACGACTCGGCGGTCTGCGCAGCTACCTGAAGCAGCAGCGTCGACTTGCCGATGCCCGGTTCGCCGCCGAAAAGGGTCAAAGATCCCGGTACCAGGCCGCCGCCCAGTACCCGGCTGACCTCGCCCATTGAAAGGGGGATGCGCTCGTGGCCGGTCGAGGCGACTTCGGACAGCGCCTGCGGCGCGTTGGTGGAGGCGCGGCGGAGGGACGTCGCTTTCACGGCAGCGATGGTCTGCTCGAAGAGGCTATTCCACTCGCCGCAGCCGGGGCACTTGCCCTGCCATTTTGGGGACTCCTGGCCGCAGCCGGAGCAGACGAAAACGACGCGGGACTTAGGCATGGGCAGACTTTAGCGCAACGGGGCGGCCGGCGCAAGCAAGGCATCGGCCGCAAGGACTAGTCCATACCTGACCTTAAGGGGAGTTTTTAACAACCGGCGCCGCGAGAGGCTATCCGCCGCGGGCCGATCTCGTTGTATCTGATGTAAAACGAATGGCCGACCCAAAACAAAAGGAGAAAGATATGGAAAAATCACTCAAAAACAAGAGCCTGCTCTGGGGTTTGATGCCGCTATTGATCCTGACTATGGTCCTGGGAGGATGCGCCGCGCCCAACGCCGAGGCGGCCAACGAACCTGAAATCACCGACAACAACCCGCCTGCCGTGCCGCCTCTCGACGACCGCACCACCTCGGTTCAGATTGAGCTGACCTACGACGAATTATTAAGCCAGAAGCATATCGTCAGGAACGTCACCGTCGCCAGGCCGGGGTCGGTCATCGTCACCTTGGGCTCCAATCCTTCCACCGGCTTTAGCTGGGAAGAGGCGGTCATCGGTGATGGGGCTTTGCTTTCGCAGTATTCCCGCCAGTTCGTTGAGCCTTCGTTGATGATGCCCGGCGCCGCCGGTAAGGATGTCTGGACATTCAAGACCCTGGCGGCCGGCGTGACTACGATCAAATTTGAATACTCCCAGCCGTGGCAGGGCGGCCAGCAAGATGCCTGGACGCTGACGCTCAACATCACCGTTAATTAGTTGTCGGCTGTCTGAATAGAAGGGGAGGATGAGAGTCCTCCCCTTCTATTTGTCCGAAAACCACTAGTTGACGGGCTAACTTACAGGTGTTATGCTTGGCTAACCGACTTTCTTTTCCAGGAGACTCTTATGAAGATAGCCATCGCCTCAGATGATGGCAAGAATATCTCGCAGCACTTCGGCCGGGCGCCGTACTACATCGTTTACACGATAGATAACGACAAGGTCACCGCCCGCGAGGTGCGAGATAAGGTCGGCCATCATACTTTTCTCAATGAGCACGGCAACGAGCCGCACTCCTGCCACGGCGGGCACGGCGCCGACGCGGCGTCGCAGAATAAGCATAAATCCATGCTTTCCGCCGCCGGGGACTGCCAGGTTATCGTCGCCGGGCACATGGGCGGCGGCGCCTACCGCAGCATGGTGGATAAGGATATTGAACCGGTGCTTACGGATATCAAAGACCCGGACGAGGTCGTCAAAGCCATGATCGAAGGGCGGCTGGAGAACCTTATGGACCGACTGCATTAAGGAATCGAGGAAAAAATGCCCATCTATGACTTCAAATGCCGCGCCTGCGGCGCCGTGACCGAACTCCTGGTGTCATACACCGGCAAATGCGCCAACTTTGCCTGCGCCGCCTGCGGCGGCGCCGACCTGGAAAAACAGCGCTCCATCCCGGTCGTCCTCAACCGCTGCAATCCCGGCGGCAAGACCTGCTGCGGCGCCGAAGACCGCAGCCAGGTGTCATCCTGCGGCGGTGGCGGCGGCGGCAGCTGCTGCGGCCACTAGGCCGCCGTTTTTTCGCGCTTTTTGAGAAATGCCTTGGCCATGGTGCGAGCCTTGGGGCTGGGCGCCTTGACGTAGCCGCGGACGAACTCGAGCACCGCCGCCTTGTCCTCGACATCATCGAAAACTTTATCCAGCGACTCGATGGCGTAGGCAGCGATTAGGGCCTTCCTCGACGGCGTATGGTGCGTCCGGTCGATGCTCACCAGCAGCTTAACGATATCGTCCCGAAGCTCCGGTTTGGCCTTATAAACCGCTGCGGCGTTCAGGGCTACATGCATCGGAGCGATGAGGGTGTTGTCATCCAGCAGCGAGAAGTACTTGTAGAAAATGTCGTCGAACCGGTCATCCGTATCCGCTGCCGCCATACCGGCCAGGAGGTAAATGGCAATGTATTTGGCATCGACGCCGGGGTCGTCGAGCATGGCGGCGATACTGTCCCAGTGATCCTTATAGAGTCGTTGAGGATTGCTGTCGGCCAGCTTCTGGAGCGAAAGGAAGCTCCGCTGTTTGGTCTCGAGGTTCTTGGACGCGAGCCCTTCGATTAAGCCCGCCAACGCTTCCTTATCGGTTAGTGCTTGCTGGACCAGGGCGGCGATCTCAGTTTCAGTGGGTTTCATACCGCCATCGCCTTCTTCAGCCGCCGCACCGCCTCGTCAATATCCTCGGCCGTCACCATGCGGTGAGTCACGGCCCGCACCCGATTGGTTCCTACGGAGATCATCTTGACCCCTGCTTCGCCCGCTTTGTTTACAAAATCGGCGGCGGGAATTTCGCCGGTGCCGATCATTACGATGTTGGTCTGGGGTTTCTCGACTTCGAGCCCCGGAATCTGCCGCAGCCCTTCAGCCAATGCTTTCGCGTTCCTGTGGTCGTCGGCCAGGCGCTCGACGCAGGTCTCCAGGCAGACGATGCCCGCCGCGGCGATGACCCCGGCCTGGCGCATGCCGCCGCCGACCATCTTGCGCAGCTTCCTGGTCCGGGCGATGAATTCCCCAGAGCCGCACAGTACCGAACCCACCGGCGCGGACAACCCCTTCGACAGGCAGAAACATACCGAATCAACCGGCTGGCACAGGTCGGAGGCCGGCACGCCCAGGGCTACCGCAGCGTTGAAAAGACGGGCCCCGTCGAGGTGTACGAATAGATTATGGCGGCGGGCCGCTTCGGCGGCTTCGGTGGTGTATTCCACGTCCAACACCGCGCCACCGCAGAAGTTGTGGGTATTTTCAAGGCATAAGAGTCTCGACGGCGGCCAGTGGAGGTTCTTGCCCCGCACCGCCCCCTCGATCCTATCGATGTCGATGGTGCCGTCCGGGTTGTTGGGCAGCGTCCGCAAGCTGACCCCGCCCAGCGCCGCGGCGCCGCCGGCCTCGTTCAGGAAGATGTGGCTCTTTTCGCCCAGGATGATCTCGTCGCCGTGGCGGGTGTGGCTCATGACGGCGATTAAATTGCTCATGGTGCCGCTGGGGGTGAAGACGGCGGCCTCTTTGCCGGTCATCTCGGCGGCCATCGCTTCCAGCCGGTTGACCGTCGGGTCTTCGGAGAAAACGTCGTCGCCGACCTCAGCCCGGAACATGGCGTCGCGCATTTCCGGCGTCGGGTGGGTGATGGTATCGCTGCGCAGGTCGATGATTCGCATAAAAAACCTCGGGTTGAATTTCGCGTTGATTTTACACCGCCGCGCCTGACCTGTCATTTCCGGAGGTTAGGTGACGCTACCCAAGCAAAGAGGGCGTCTCAATAACAGACCGTTTGAACGAGAAAGGGGGATGGCGCGCTGCGCGCCATCCCCCTTTTTATTATTTTCGAGACAGTTTCGATAGATGATCTTATTTGAAGAATTCCTCGAGCGCAGCGCCTATCGCCGGCTGCAGCGGGTCGCGGGCCGGATAGGTTGAAAGGATTTGGAGGGTGTCGTTCTGGGCATCCAGCTTCAGCAGGGAATCGAGGATCACCACGCCGTTGACGCTGGCGGAGGACACCATTGACCAGAACTTGCCGTGGCAGATTTCCTTGTCATTGATCTTGATGACGAACTCTCGGTTGTGCAGGGTTTTCGCCAATTCCGGGATGTCCCTATGGGTCAGGAAGGAATTCCACTTATCGATGCCGCGCTGGTTGAGTTCCAGGGTGCCGTCGCCGAGATACGCCGCAATGTCACTCTCGGACAACACGGTTTCACCGGTATCGGTCAAGATGATCTGGAACCGCTTTTCAGGGGTTCCGGCACAGCCGGTTGCCACCGTAAGGAGAAGAAGAAAGCAGACCGCGAGGGTAAACAATCGAGCCTTCATAAGTCCTCCGTTATGGCGTTACACTGAATATAACTCTTAATTTTGATGGAAGCTAGCTGCAAATCAAAAATATTTTGGTCGAAAAACGATAAAAGTCGCTTGACAGCCCTAATGAACATGTGTGCTATAATACCCGCCGTGATTCTTGGAGACATCGCAACGATTTTCCCAGGGAGCGCGGCCACTCATTTTCGCGCTTGTGCCGTAGTCCAGAGATTTTTACCGAGATAATCGTTTGAATCGTTTTCACCCCCAAAACTTCTATCCGGAAAAATCTGCATCCACGGCACTAAGCCTTTGGTACGTAGCGCCTCAACGCCCGGATGCCTTATAATTACAGCTATGTTTAACGGACAACGCGTCGCCGCCATTATCGCCGCCGCCGGCCGGTCGGAGCGGATGCAGGGTGTGGACAAGATCTTCACTCTCCTCGGCAACCGCCCGGTGCTGGCCCGGACTGTATATCCTTTTGAATGTCACCCGATGATCGACCGCATCGTCATCGTCCTCAACGCCGAGCGGATGGGCGAGGGCAAGCGGCTGGCGGACTATGAGAAATGGCGCAAGGTCACTGACATCGTTGCCGGGGGCGAGCGCCGCCAGGACTCGGTCATGAACGCGCTGAAGAAGCTCGAAGGCGATGCCAGGTGGGTCTTCATCCATGACGGCGCCCGGCCGCTGATGAGGCTGCACCAGATTGACGACGGCATTGAGGCTGCCGCCGAATCCGGCGCCGCGGTCTCCGCCGTGCCGGTGACTGATACGATCAAACTCTCCAGGGAAGACGGCATGATCGAAACTACTCTGCCGCGGGAGCGGCTGTGGGCTGTTCAGACGCCTCAGGTTTTCCGCTATGACCTCATCCGCCGGGCTTACGAGGCCGCCGAAGACGCTTCGGTCACCGATGACGCCTCATTAGTGGAACGCCTGGGCGCGGCGGTTAAGATTTTTCAGGGCTCTTACGGCAATATCAAGATAACCACACCGGAAAGCCTGGCCACCGCTGAAATGCTGTGGCGCAGAAGCGGGGAATAAGATGAAAATTCGTACCGGTCTGGGTTATGACGTCCACCGGCTGGCGCCCGGCCAAAGGCTTGTCCTGGGCGGCGTGGAGATTCCCTGGAGCCACGGCCTGATCGGCTGGAGCGACGCGGATGTCCTGCTCCACGCTGTCATGGACGCGCTCCTGGGCGCCGCCGGCCTGGGCGACATCGGCGCCCATTTCCCCCCCGGCGACCCCCAGTATAAAGGCATCTCCTCCCTGAAACTGCTGGAGCGAGTCGGCGGTATGCTCACGAATTACGGCTGGAAGGTAGGCAATATCGACGTCACCGTGGTCGCCGAGCAGCCCAAGCTTCGCGACCATGTACCGGCCATGTGTCACAATATCGCCAAAACCCTGGGTGTCGATCCGACCGATGTGAACATCAAGGCCTCCACCTCCGAGGAGTTGGGCTTCATCGGCCGGGAAGAAGGCATGGCCGCCTGGGCATCGGCGCTGATCGAAAAATAGGCTTCGCCACAACCCCGTGGCCGTGATATACTCGCCGCTATGAAAATCTCGAACACTCTCACCGGTCGCAAGGAAGAATTCATTCCCGAGGGCGACCCGGTCAAGATGTATGTCTGCGGCATCACGCCGCAGTCCGCGGCCCATATCGGGCACGCCATGAGCTACATCAACTTCGACGTCATCCGGCGCTATTTGCTGTACCGCGACTACCGGGTAAAGTACGTTCAGAATTTCACCGATGTCGATGACAAAATCATCGCCAGGGCCGCGCCCCTGGGCATCACCCCGCTGGAACTGGCCGACCGCAACATCGCCGATTTCCAGGCCGATATGGCCGCCCTGAATATCATGCCCGCTGACGCTTACCCCAGAGTGACGCGTGAGATCCCGTCAATCATCGAACTGGTACAGGGCCTGGTTAACAAAGGATTTGCCTACGAGGCCAAAGGCTCGGTCTATTTCCGGGTAACCAAACTCGACGATTACGGCAAGCTTTCGCACCGCACCCTGGACCAGATGCAGGCCGGCGCCCGGATCGAGGTCGGGGAGGATAAAGAACACCCCATGGACTTCGTGCTGTGGAAGGCGGCTAAGCCCGGCGAGCCGTCCTGGGATTCGCCCTGGGGCAAGGGGCGGCCAGGCTGGCATATCGAGTGCTCGGCCATGAGCCGCAAGTACCTCGGCGAGACGATAGACATCCACGGCGGCGGCGCCGACCTGATTTTCCCCCACCACGAGAACGAGATCGCCCAGTCTGAGAGTGTCACCGGCAAGAAGCCCTTCGTCCGCTACTGGCTGCACAACGGCCTG
This window contains:
- a CDS encoding NifB/NifX family molybdenum-iron cluster-binding protein, coding for MKIAIASDDGKNISQHFGRAPYYIVYTIDNDKVTAREVRDKVGHHTFLNEHGNEPHSCHGGHGADAASQNKHKSMLSAAGDCQVIVAGHMGGGAYRSMVDKDIEPVLTDIKDPDEVVKAMIEGRLENLMDRLH
- the ispF gene encoding 2-C-methyl-D-erythritol 2,4-cyclodiphosphate synthase; translation: MRTGLGYDVHRLAPGQRLVLGGVEIPWSHGLIGWSDADVLLHAVMDALLGAAGLGDIGAHFPPGDPQYKGISSLKLLERVGGMLTNYGWKVGNIDVTVVAEQPKLRDHVPAMCHNIAKTLGVDPTDVNIKASTSEELGFIGREEGMAAWASALIEK
- a CDS encoding protease inhibitor I42 family protein — protein: MEKSLKNKSLLWGLMPLLILTMVLGGCAAPNAEAANEPEITDNNPPAVPPLDDRTTSVQIELTYDELLSQKHIVRNVTVARPGSVIVTLGSNPSTGFSWEEAVIGDGALLSQYSRQFVEPSLMMPGAAGKDVWTFKTLAAGVTTIKFEYSQPWQGGQQDAWTLTLNITVN
- the ispD gene encoding 2-C-methyl-D-erythritol 4-phosphate cytidylyltransferase; this translates as MFNGQRVAAIIAAAGRSERMQGVDKIFTLLGNRPVLARTVYPFECHPMIDRIVIVLNAERMGEGKRLADYEKWRKVTDIVAGGERRQDSVMNALKKLEGDARWVFIHDGARPLMRLHQIDDGIEAAAESGAAVSAVPVTDTIKLSREDGMIETTLPRERLWAVQTPQVFRYDLIRRAYEAAEDASVTDDASLVERLGAAVKIFQGSYGNIKITTPESLATAEMLWRRSGE
- the radA gene encoding DNA repair protein RadA translates to MPKSRVVFVCSGCGQESPKWQGKCPGCGEWNSLFEQTIAAVKATSLRRASTNAPQALSEVASTGHERIPLSMGEVSRVLGGGLVPGSLTLFGGEPGIGKSTLLLQVAAQTAESLKSPVLYVSGEETRPQIKIRAKRIGLRGEGLYLLNETDLDQIMAEMDKLSPALVVIDSIQTIYTNDIEMAPGGVSQVRECAARLVTWAKASQTPVLIAGHVTKDGAIAGPRLLEHIVDTVLYLEGEPFSSYRILRSVKNRYGSVNEVGIFEMKEDGLRQVDNPSEVFLSRDRQNTVGSAVVPVLEGSRPLLVEIQALTNMTSFGQPRRTANGLDFGRLLIITAVLSRRAYLKLGTQDVIASATGGLHVAEPAADLAAALAIASSYKNAPVDPQLVAIGEVGLSGEIRNVPQIERRLAEADRLGFRKALVPANARVKPPSTDFKLIPVRDIRQALREGLTAADQEEPEVETGQGLF
- the cysS gene encoding cysteine--tRNA ligase, which gives rise to MKISNTLTGRKEEFIPEGDPVKMYVCGITPQSAAHIGHAMSYINFDVIRRYLLYRDYRVKYVQNFTDVDDKIIARAAPLGITPLELADRNIADFQADMAALNIMPADAYPRVTREIPSIIELVQGLVNKGFAYEAKGSVYFRVTKLDDYGKLSHRTLDQMQAGARIEVGEDKEHPMDFVLWKAAKPGEPSWDSPWGKGRPGWHIECSAMSRKYLGETIDIHGGGADLIFPHHENEIAQSESVTGKKPFVRYWLHNGLLQLGGEKMSKSVGNLITIKDFLSRNSADALRIFVLSSHYRSPLTFSAEVIDGAEKGAQRLAQALQAAGGGKVAAFDGEAYRQRFVEAMDDDFNTPRALAALFDLARDLNRIDAEGGDASAAKTLLRELADVLGLRLMAAKTAADGGKIAEAGAEIFRELGRDVPDWSGDAGKAMADVITLRAELRKVKDFAKADILRGKLESIGVSLKDTPSGTTWEYKPK
- the ltaE gene encoding low-specificity L-threonine aldolase; translation: MRIIDLRSDTITHPTPEMRDAMFRAEVGDDVFSEDPTVNRLEAMAAEMTGKEAAVFTPSGTMSNLIAVMSHTRHGDEIILGEKSHIFLNEAGGAAALGGVSLRTLPNNPDGTIDIDRIEGAVRGKNLHWPPSRLLCLENTHNFCGGAVLDVEYTTEAAEAARRHNLFVHLDGARLFNAAVALGVPASDLCQPVDSVCFCLSKGLSAPVGSVLCGSGEFIARTRKLRKMVGGGMRQAGVIAAAGIVCLETCVERLADDHRNAKALAEGLRQIPGLEVEKPQTNIVMIGTGEIPAADFVNKAGEAGVKMISVGTNRVRAVTHRMVTAEDIDEAVRRLKKAMAV
- a CDS encoding FmdB family zinc ribbon protein, whose product is MPIYDFKCRACGAVTELLVSYTGKCANFACAACGGADLEKQRSIPVVLNRCNPGGKTCCGAEDRSQVSSCGGGGGGSCCGH